One part of the Acidimicrobiales bacterium genome encodes these proteins:
- a CDS encoding cyclic pyranopterin monophosphate synthase MoaC gives MSPLSHLDEHGHAFMVDVTGKALTAREARVRCVVAHVPNSVGFLAREPAALEEARLAGLGAAKATSSLIPLCHPLPLERLEVAFQLSAESIEVQATTATRGQTGVEMEALTACALAAVSLLGVCRRHDPGASVEELTLWEKRGGKSGEWQRDESGAMRHEEAASDAEGRNLSP, from the coding sequence GTGAGCCCGCTCAGCCACCTCGACGAGCACGGCCACGCCTTCATGGTCGACGTCACCGGCAAGGCGCTGACGGCGCGCGAGGCGCGGGTCCGCTGCGTCGTCGCGCACGTGCCGAACAGCGTCGGCTTCCTGGCGCGTGAGCCGGCGGCGCTCGAGGAGGCACGCCTCGCCGGCCTCGGGGCGGCGAAGGCGACCTCGTCGTTGATCCCGCTCTGCCACCCGCTCCCGCTGGAGCGCCTGGAGGTGGCCTTCCAGCTCAGTGCGGAGTCGATCGAGGTCCAGGCGACGACCGCGACCCGCGGTCAGACGGGCGTCGAGATGGAGGCGCTCACCGCCTGCGCGCTCGCCGCGGTGAGCCTGCTCGGTGTGTGCCGCCGCCACGACCCGGGGGCGAGCGTCGAGGAGCTCACCTTGTGGGAGAAGCGGGGGGGCAAGAGTGGCGAGTGGCAGCGCGACGAGTCGGGGGCGATGCGCCACGAGGAGGCCGCGTCCGACGCCGAGGGGCGT
- a CDS encoding NTP transferase domain-containing protein produces the protein MSVAAVVLAAGGGRRFSGPQHKLLTPYRGRPLVVAALEAAAGCGADAVAAVGGAVDLTPLLPGGLALLHNPDWEAGLSSSLAVALAWCREKGHDAVVLGLGDMPGVPASAWAALVEADGEVAVANFGGALRPPVRLAATVWDEVPTSGDVGARELWKRPGTVEVACEGSPVDIDTADDLSAFEAAGR, from the coding sequence ATGAGCGTCGCCGCGGTCGTCCTCGCCGCGGGTGGCGGCAGGCGCTTCAGTGGCCCGCAGCACAAGCTCCTCACCCCCTACCGCGGGCGCCCGCTCGTCGTCGCCGCGCTCGAGGCGGCGGCCGGCTGTGGCGCGGACGCCGTCGCCGCCGTCGGGGGCGCGGTCGATCTCACCCCGCTGCTGCCGGGGGGGCTGGCCCTGCTCCACAACCCGGACTGGGAGGCCGGCCTCTCCTCTTCGCTCGCCGTCGCGCTCGCGTGGTGCCGCGAGAAGGGCCACGACGCGGTCGTGCTCGGCCTCGGCGACATGCCCGGCGTCCCCGCCTCGGCGTGGGCGGCGCTCGTCGAGGCCGACGGCGAGGTCGCAGTGGCGAACTTCGGTGGGGCGCTCCGCCCGCCGGTGCGCCTCGCCGCCACGGTCTGGGACGAGGTGCCGACCTCGGGCGACGTTGGTGCCCGCGAGCTGTGGAAGCGCCCCGGCACCGTCGAGGTCGCCTGTGAAGGGAGTCCGGTCGACATCGACACGGCGGACGACCTCTCCGCCTTCGAGGCCGCGGGTCGGTGA
- a CDS encoding XdhC family protein, whose translation MREVFDEIDRWHEHGDALAIARVVRTEGSAPRAPGAAMVVNADGRVAGSVSGGCVEGAVVTEALQVLEDGAPRLVRFGYSDEVGFSVGLTCGGIIDIFVARGPLAQHSELEAAVAAGEPVAVATVVAVSDGEPPAPGAFTYRPDGELAPAGGATLGATLLLHEDGRYSGSLGNDGLDRVVRRDAAGALAAGRSALRHYGPAGEARSEEIAVFIEAFAPPPKMVIFGAVDFTAALVRVAKILGYRVTVCDARAPFATAERFPEADEIVVDWPNRYLERAGGELTARDAVCVLTHDAKFDIPAITGALATGAGYLGAMGSRRTHEDRRRRLLEEGVAESDLERVMAPIGLDIGAATPEETAVAICAEIIAQRNRRDAAPLRDSGRPIHADPDLVEVTP comes from the coding sequence ATCCGCGAGGTCTTCGACGAAATCGACCGCTGGCACGAGCACGGTGACGCGCTCGCGATCGCCCGCGTCGTGCGCACCGAGGGCTCGGCGCCGCGCGCGCCGGGCGCGGCGATGGTCGTAAACGCCGACGGCCGCGTCGCCGGCTCGGTCTCGGGCGGCTGCGTGGAGGGGGCGGTCGTCACTGAGGCGTTGCAGGTGCTCGAGGACGGCGCGCCGCGTCTCGTGCGCTTCGGCTACAGCGACGAGGTCGGCTTCTCCGTGGGGCTCACCTGCGGCGGGATCATCGACATCTTCGTCGCCCGCGGGCCGCTCGCGCAGCACAGCGAGCTCGAGGCGGCGGTCGCCGCCGGTGAGCCGGTGGCGGTCGCCACCGTTGTCGCCGTCTCCGATGGCGAGCCGCCCGCCCCCGGTGCCTTCACCTACCGCCCCGACGGCGAGCTCGCCCCCGCCGGGGGCGCGACGCTCGGGGCGACCCTGCTGCTGCACGAGGACGGGCGGTACTCCGGCAGCCTTGGCAACGACGGCCTCGATCGCGTCGTGCGCCGCGACGCCGCGGGGGCGCTCGCCGCCGGGCGCAGCGCGCTCCGCCACTACGGCCCGGCGGGCGAGGCGCGCAGCGAGGAGATCGCCGTGTTCATCGAAGCCTTCGCCCCGCCCCCGAAGATGGTGATCTTCGGTGCCGTCGACTTCACCGCGGCACTGGTGCGGGTCGCGAAGATTCTCGGCTACCGGGTGACGGTCTGCGACGCACGGGCGCCCTTCGCGACCGCCGAGCGTTTCCCCGAGGCCGATGAGATCGTCGTCGACTGGCCGAACCGCTACCTCGAGCGTGCGGGCGGCGAGCTGACGGCGCGCGACGCGGTCTGCGTCCTCACCCACGATGCGAAGTTCGACATCCCGGCGATCACCGGCGCGCTCGCGACCGGCGCCGGCTATCTCGGCGCGATGGGCTCACGGCGCACGCACGAGGACCGCCGCCGCCGCCTCCTCGAGGAGGGGGTCGCCGAGTCCGACCTCGAGCGCGTCATGGCGCCGATCGGCCTCGACATCGGCGCCGCCACCCCCGAGGAGACCGCGGTTGCGATCTGCGCGGAGATCATCGCCCAGAGGAACCGCCGAGACGCGGCGCCGCTGCGTGACAGCGGCCGACCGATCCACGCCGACCCCGACCTCGTCGAGGTGACACCATGA
- a CDS encoding MogA/MoaB family molybdenum cofactor biosynthesis protein translates to MSRAKILTVSDSVSRGHAEDRAGAALAGLLEGAGFTVEERVVVSDGSEVVAEALGALAEGFIGVIVTTGGTGFGPRDLTPEGTAAVIDRPAPGLAEAMRLANPLGRLSRATAGVLGSALVLNTPGSPAGAVECLGAVLDVLPHVLTLLAGENPHPHASPSS, encoded by the coding sequence ATGAGCCGGGCGAAGATCCTCACCGTCTCGGACTCGGTGAGCCGCGGCCACGCCGAGGACCGCGCCGGCGCGGCACTCGCCGGCCTGCTCGAGGGGGCCGGGTTCACCGTCGAGGAGCGCGTCGTGGTGAGCGACGGGAGCGAAGTCGTCGCCGAGGCCCTCGGCGCGCTCGCCGAGGGATTCATCGGCGTCATCGTGACGACGGGGGGGACCGGCTTCGGCCCCCGCGACCTCACCCCCGAGGGGACGGCCGCGGTGATCGACCGTCCGGCGCCCGGCCTCGCCGAAGCGATGCGCCTCGCCAATCCCCTCGGCCGCCTCTCGCGCGCCACCGCTGGCGTGCTCGGGAGCGCCCTCGTCCTCAACACCCCCGGCTCGCCCGCCGGAGCGGTCGAGTGCCTCGGCGCCGTCCTCGACGTGCTCCCGCACGTGCTCACCCTGCTCGCCGGCGAGAACCCGCACCCACACGCCTCGCCGAGCAGCTGA
- a CDS encoding MoaD/ThiS family protein, producing MARLRLFGPVREAAGLGEDELPGETLDELLAAARERYGARFSAVAERCVVWVNGEAAPGGTPLVAGDEVALLPPVSGG from the coding sequence ATGGCCCGCCTGCGCCTGTTCGGCCCGGTCCGCGAGGCGGCGGGCCTCGGCGAGGACGAGCTGCCCGGCGAAACCCTCGACGAGCTGCTGGCGGCGGCGCGAGAACGCTACGGGGCGCGCTTCAGCGCCGTCGCGGAGCGCTGCGTGGTGTGGGTGAACGGCGAGGCCGCGCCGGGCGGCACCCCCCTCGTGGCGGGCGACGAGGTCGCACTGCTGCCGCCCGTCTCGGGAGGCTGA
- the moaA gene encoding GTP 3',8-cyclase MoaA, protein MPTSGLLVDRFGRVHTDLRLSITDRCNFRCTYCMPEEGMTFLPRGELLSVQEIARVGAVARELGITSLRLTGGEPLFRRDALEIVRRLGALGFADLALTTNGTGLARQAEALRAAGLQRVNISCDSLRPERFGEIRRRGALSPVLEAMAAAERAGLGPLKVNVVLQRGVNDDEIVDFARFARDTGRIVRFIEFMPLDYDGGWRRDEVVPGAEVLATVGEAYPLVALSDPDDPAPATRFAFADGIGEIGVISSVTEPFCGTCNRLRLTAEGAVRNCLFSDEELSVRPLLRAGADDAAVAEVLRRAVWGKLPGHGINDPGFLRPRRSMSMIGG, encoded by the coding sequence ATGCCGACCAGCGGCCTCCTCGTCGACCGCTTCGGGCGCGTGCACACCGACCTCCGGCTGTCGATCACCGATCGCTGCAACTTCCGCTGCACCTACTGCATGCCCGAGGAGGGGATGACCTTCCTTCCCCGTGGCGAGCTCCTCAGCGTGCAGGAGATCGCCCGCGTCGGCGCGGTGGCGCGCGAGCTCGGGATCACCTCGCTGCGCCTCACCGGCGGCGAGCCCCTCTTCCGCCGCGACGCGCTCGAGATCGTCCGGCGCCTCGGCGCGCTCGGCTTCGCTGACCTCGCCCTCACCACCAACGGCACCGGCCTCGCCCGCCAGGCCGAGGCGCTGCGGGCGGCGGGGCTACAGCGGGTGAACATCAGCTGTGACTCGCTGCGCCCCGAGCGCTTCGGCGAGATCCGCCGCCGTGGCGCGCTCTCGCCCGTCCTCGAGGCGATGGCGGCCGCCGAGCGCGCCGGCCTCGGTCCGCTGAAGGTGAACGTCGTGCTGCAGCGGGGCGTGAACGACGACGAGATCGTCGACTTCGCCCGCTTCGCCCGCGACACCGGGCGGATCGTCCGCTTCATCGAGTTCATGCCGCTCGACTACGACGGCGGCTGGCGGCGTGACGAGGTCGTCCCCGGCGCCGAGGTGCTGGCCACGGTCGGCGAGGCCTACCCACTCGTCGCGCTGAGCGACCCCGATGATCCGGCGCCGGCGACGCGCTTCGCCTTCGCGGACGGCATCGGCGAGATCGGGGTCATCTCGAGCGTCACCGAGCCCTTCTGCGGGACCTGCAACCGCCTGCGGCTGACGGCCGAGGGCGCGGTGCGCAACTGCCTCTTCTCCGACGAGGAGCTCTCGGTGCGGCCGCTGCTGCGTGCAGGGGCTGACGACGCAGCCGTCGCCGAGGTGCTCCGCCGGGCCGTGTGGGGCAAGCTCCCCGGCCACGGCATCAACGACCCGGGCTTTCTCCGGCCGCGGCGCTCGATGTCGATGATCGGCGGCTGA